The uncultured Carboxylicivirga sp. genomic interval CGTACTATTTACGATGAATATGGTTACTCTCAGAAAATCAGTGATACGGATTGGCAAGATGAGATTTTTCAGGTAGGTATATCTCAGGATTATAACGTAACAGTATCGGGTGGTGATGATAATGGTTGGCACTCTTACTATGCCGGATATTCAAATCAGGATGGTATTATTTATGGTTCTGGTTTTGAGCGTTATTCATTAGGTACTAATATTGGGCGTAAAGCAAAAGATTGGCTTGAGTTGGGTATGAATATTAATGTAAGTCATTCTAAAACAAATTTTGCAAAGAGTAATACCTATAATACAAGTATTATTCGTTCGGCATTAATGTTTCCATCTACACACGATCCGGAAATGGATCCAACTAAATCAGATGAATTAAATTGGTTAGCAGCTAATCCATACATGTATGTGCGTACTGCAAAAGATGAATTGGTGGCAAATAATATTTTTACATCAAGTTATATCGAAGCCAAAATTACCGATAATCTTAAATTCAGACAGAATATTGGTATAAGTAATTCGAGCAATGCTCGTTCAACTTATTATGGCCGCCATACACAAGAAGGCAGACCTCCTGTTAATGGCTTAGCTGGTCAAAGTGATAATTGGTGGATGAATGTAGCATCAGAATCTATTCTTACCTATGATAATAAGTGGAATGAAATTCATGGATTAAACGTTGTAGGAGCATTTACTTTTGAGGAAGGAAATTTTGGAAGTAAATCTATGTCTTCATCAAATTTTCCTACTGATGCTACTGGTGACTATGATATGAGTCAGGGACTTAATCCGGGGGTGCCAGAAAGTACACGTGGTCAGCAGCGTTTAATGTCATTTTTGGGTCGTGCTAATTATGTATTAAAAGATAAATACATTTTTACAGCTTCTTTCCGTCGCGATGGTTCGAGTAAATTCGTGGAAGGTAATAAGTTTGCCAACTTTGCTTCAGGAGCCTTTGCGTGGAGAATATCGGAAGAAGAATTTATTAAAAACCTGAATGTATTTTCAAATCTGAAACTTCGTTTAAGTTATGGTCAAACAGGTAACCAAGGTATTAGTAGTTATCAAACACTACCTATGTTGGGTACTGCCAATTATCCTGTTGGTGGATCATTAGGTGGTGGTTTAGCTGAAATTTCTTGGCGCGGACCTTTAAATCCTGATTTAAAATGGGAAACCACAGATCAGTACAATGTTGGTTTAGACATGGGGTTTGTGGATAATCGTATTAGTCTGGCAGTCGATATGTATTACAAAAAAACCAACGATTTGCTACAAAATGTACTGATTCCTAGTAGTTCTGGTTTTACAGGAATGTGGACTAATTTTGGTAATGTTACAAATAAGGGGATTGAGCTATCCGGTAATTTTGCCATCCTTACTAAAGGATCTCTGAAATGGAATATGGATGCTAATATATCATTTAATAGGAATCAGATTGGTGGATTAGATGCTGATCAATTCTCGCAGGCTCTTTGGTATTCGGCTGATCAAGTATTTATTCAACGTAATGGAATGCCAATTGGTGCTATTTATGGATATGTTGAAGATGGATTTTATAATAACGAGGCGGAAGTTCGAGCTGATCCTATTTATGCCAATGCTAGCGATGCTGTGGTTAGGTCAATGGTTGGTGAAATTAAGTATCGCGATTTAGATGGTGATGGTGTTATTACCGATGCTGATCGTACAATTATAGGAGACACTAATCCTGATTATATCTTTGGTATTACCAACAATTTCTCCTATAAAAGATTTACATGTAGCTTCTTTATTCAGGGTACCGTTGGCAACGATATTTTTAATGGTAACCTAATGGATATTCAAATGGGAAATATGGGAAATATTACTCAAGATGCCTATGACAATCGTTGGACACCTGAAAATAAAGATAATGCGCAATGGCCTAAAGCTACTGGTGGTTATTCTCGAGTATGGAGACTGTCTGATCGATATGTTGAAGATGGATCATATATCCGTTTGAAAAATGTGAGTTTTGGGTATAATCTGCCCGACAATCTTATTTCAGGTATCTCAAATATTAATGTTTTTGTAAGTGCCAATAATTTGTTAACGCTAACAAAATATAGTTGGTACGATCCGGATGTGAATGCTTTTGGTGGTGATGCTTCGCGCCGTGGTGTTGATATTTATTCATATCCAAGTAGTATGACCTTTTCGATGGGATTCAAGTTATCTTTTTAATTCAGGATTATACAAATGCCATAGTATGATGGCTGTAAAACAAGAACAAAAAATGAATAGAAATATATTAAATAAGGGCTTTCTTTCTGTCAGCCTTTTAACAATAGCATTGTTGTTTTCTTCGTGCGAGGATTGGTTGAGGGAGAAAACGTATGATTTTATAAGTGAGGTAGAAGATTCTGATTCGGGTGCAGATCAGCTGGTTTTAGGAACATATAGTTATTTATTAGATGATATGTTTCGATGGAATCAATTTCCAAAAGTGCTGGACATGGATTGCGATTACGCTAGTGGGCCCGATTGGTCATTGTCTCAGATTGGAGCAGGTAACTTTCAAGGTGATCAAGGAATGGATCCGGTGTGGAAAAAGAGTTATACTTTAATTCACCGAGCTAACAATGCTATTGAATTAATTAGTAAAATGAACAATGTTACCGAAGCTCATAAACTAAATACCATTGGCGAGATGAAGTTTATTAAGGCTTGGGGGTATTTTTTATTGGTTAGGGCTTATGGAGATGTGCCAATTTACAAACAATCGGTCAATACGGGTGTAGATTTTAATCAACCTCGAAAACCAATAAAA includes:
- a CDS encoding TonB-dependent receptor; its protein translation is MNHIFKMMSLFVLLCLQQVIIGQNHVIKGNVVDEYGLPLPGVSVFFEGTTNGTITDGDGNYSIIAKDVETRLVFSFIGFEIQTLDIAGRSIINMKMKPESLGLDEVVVVGYGQMKKSDLSGSVVQVKADDLTQGNPSMSINQAMQGRVAGVQVNQNDGSPGAGVSITIRGANSFSTNSQPLFIVDGIPFNSAATPASEANADNNQTSNPLTLIPPQNIESVEILKDASATAIYGSRGANGVVIITTKRGKKGKDKVEVSTNFSVSKIANKIDVLNAYDYANYINEQTINDAIYMGGSYTHLPYSGNWFYNYDASGNIIPSSGRYDPSPEDFLRPRTIYDEYGYSQKISDTDWQDEIFQVGISQDYNVTVSGGDDNGWHSYYAGYSNQDGIIYGSGFERYSLGTNIGRKAKDWLELGMNINVSHSKTNFAKSNTYNTSIIRSALMFPSTHDPEMDPTKSDELNWLAANPYMYVRTAKDELVANNIFTSSYIEAKITDNLKFRQNIGISNSSNARSTYYGRHTQEGRPPVNGLAGQSDNWWMNVASESILTYDNKWNEIHGLNVVGAFTFEEGNFGSKSMSSSNFPTDATGDYDMSQGLNPGVPESTRGQQRLMSFLGRANYVLKDKYIFTASFRRDGSSKFVEGNKFANFASGAFAWRISEEEFIKNLNVFSNLKLRLSYGQTGNQGISSYQTLPMLGTANYPVGGSLGGGLAEISWRGPLNPDLKWETTDQYNVGLDMGFVDNRISLAVDMYYKKTNDLLQNVLIPSSSGFTGMWTNFGNVTNKGIELSGNFAILTKGSLKWNMDANISFNRNQIGGLDADQFSQALWYSADQVFIQRNGMPIGAIYGYVEDGFYNNEAEVRADPIYANASDAVVRSMVGEIKYRDLDGDGVITDADRTIIGDTNPDYIFGITNNFSYKRFTCSFFIQGTVGNDIFNGNLMDIQMGNMGNITQDAYDNRWTPENKDNAQWPKATGGYSRVWRLSDRYVEDGSYIRLKNVSFGYNLPDNLISGISNINVFVSANNLLTLTKYSWYDPDVNAFGGDASRRGVDIYSYPSSMTFSMGFKLSF